In Desmospora profundinema, the sequence GTCCGTCCTCGTTGCTGATTAATACCGTTTCTGTCATATTTTCATGTTGTCCGTTGTCATCCATTTGTATTCCTCCTTCGACTGTGCAAGCCTCGCCTAGTGTCCCATCAGGCCGCTTCACTTTGCTTTTCTTGGCCCTTTCATACGAAGGGGGCCGTCGGCATAGAGCTCAACTGGCAGCAGGGTTTCCAAGCCTCCTCCATCCAACACGATCAATATAGTATAGAAGGAGGACTTAGTCACTTCGTTCCCGGGCCTTGCTCCGAGCATCCAGATATCCTTGCAAAATCCAGGATGCTGCCAATTGGTCAACCACTTTTTTTCGCTTTTTTCTGCTCATATCCGCTTCGATCAGGGTACGTTCCACGGCCGCTGTCGACAACCGTTCATCCCACAAATGGACAGGAAGGCCGAAACGGCCTTCCAACTCCCTGGCAAGGTCTTGACACGCCCGGCCCCGTTCCCCAATCGTCCCGTCCATATTTCGGGGAAGCCCCACCACGATTGAACGGATCTCATACTCCTCAATCAATTGGTGGAGGCGTTCGATCCAACGGGAATCATCCGTCCGCTGAACCATCTCAATCCCCTGAGCTGTCCATCCCATCGGGTCGCTGACAGCCACCCCAATCCGCTTTCCTCCCAAATCCAATCCCATCACGCGCTCGATCAATCGCTCCATCTCCCGTAAGCATCTGTCATTTCCTGTTTAGCCCTCAACCCTTTTCCTTATCCAGATAGGATTTGACCAGTTCCTCCAGGAGCTCGTCCCGTTCCACTTTTCGAATTAAAGAGCGGGCATTGTTATTTCGAGGGATATAAGCGGGATCTCCCGATAACAGATATCCCACCATCTGGTGGATCGGGTTGTATCCTTTATCACTTAACGCTTCATACACGGTCAGCAACACTTCACGAGGATTCGCTTCTTGTTCCTCTCCACGGAAATCGAACTTCATCGTTTTATCCATGGACACTCTCAACACCTCTTTCTATCTATTGACCACCTTTCGTAAAACCATTCGCGTACCATGTGGTTATTTCCTCTATTCCTCAATTATGGGCATCGTAAACCATCAGCGGGATGCGTGTAGTTCTACCAAGCGGGTAACGGCTTCCAACGCTTCCCCCAGGCGCTCCGGCTGTTTTCCACCTGCCTGCGCCATGTCCGGTCGGCCTCCTCCTCCGCCGCCGCAGTGGGATGCCGCTTCTTTTACCAATTTACCGGCGTGCAGGCCTTGTTTGACATAGGTCTCCGAAACACGGGCTACGAGCTGTACTTTGCCCCCGCTTACCGCACCCAGCACAATCACCCCTTCGCCGATGCGCGCTCTTAAATCATCCATCATCCGGCGAAGATTGTCCATATCCGGTGCATCCACCTGGGCCACCAGGAGGGGAACACCGGCCACTTCCCGCACCGAATCCGCAAGGTTAGCTCCTTCCATTTGGTTTAGTTTGGCGCGAAGGGATTCGTTTTCCCGGCTGAGCTCCTTAATTCGGCCTTGCAGCCCTTCCACCCGATCTACCACTTCAGCCGGTTGGGTTTTTAAACGGTCGGCAGCCTGGTGCAACTGATCCAGTTGTTCTTCCAAATGACGATAGGCGTGGCGACCGGTGACCGCTTCTACCCGCCGGGTGCCGGATCCGATCCCGCTTTCGGCCACCAGTTTAAACAACCCGATTTCCCCGGTTTGCTGCACATGGGTACCCCCGCACAACTCCAGGCTGTAATCCCCAACCCGGACTACACGAACCACGTCTCCATACTTTTCCCCGAACAAAGCCATCGCACCCATCGCTTTGGCTTCCGCCAGGGATTTTTCAAATGTCTCGACCGGAATGTTGGCCCAGATCTGTCGATTGACCCGTTCTTCCACTTCCCGCTTCTGATCCGGTGTCATTCCCTCGATGTGGGTAAAGTCAAAGCGGAGCCGATCCGGCGCTACCAACGAACCCGCCTGATTGACGTGATTTCCCAACACTTCTTTCAAGGCCTGGTGCAACAAGTGGGTGGCTGTATGGTTTTTAATCACGCCTTGCCGGTACGTGTGATGGATCCGGGCGGTCGCATCGTCTCCCAGGGCAAGGGTTCCCTCCAAAACCGTCACATAGTGAATATGTTCCCCTTTTGGCCCTTTTTTTACATCGTCAACCCGCAATCGGGCTCGGGAAGTGTGAATTTCACCCTGATCCCCCACCTGACCGCCGCTTTCGGCGTAAAATGGCGTCTCCTCCAACACAACCTGGGCTTGTGTACCCTCACCCACTACATCGACGATGCGATTGTCGTGGATGATGGCGGCAATCCGGGTTTGTTTCTCCTCTTCTCCATAACCGACAAAGGTGCTCTCCACATTCAGTTCGGACAGCGCTCCTCCTTGCACCTGCATGCTGCCGGCCTCCTGCCGAGCCCCGCGGGCACGCTCCCGCTGTTCGGCCATGGCAGCTTCAAAGCCTTCCTTATCCACCGTCAGTCCGTGTTCCCGGGCAAAATCCTCCGTCAGATCCACCGGGAATCCATACGTATCATACAGGGTGAAGGCATCCCGTCCGGTGATTTGGGTTTTTCCACGCTCTTTCAGTTCCGCCACGCGATTTTCCAGGATCAACAGCCCTTCAGACAGTGTCTCCAGAAACCGCTCTTCCTCTCCACGAATCACTTTTTCGATGAAGTCCCGTTTCTCATCGGGTTCGGGATAAAACTCCTTCATCGCATCGGCCACCACACCCGTTAAGCGGTACAGGAATGCACGTTCCACCCCGAGCGTACGGGCATAACGGACAGCCCGACGCAGCAGTCGGCGGAGTACATATCCACGCCCCTCATTGGAGGGGAGCGGACCGTCTGCGATGGCAAACACCAATGTACGGACATGATCGGCAATCACCTTTAGTGCCGTATCAATCGATTCGCTTTCCCCATAGGTGACGCCGGCTTCTTTCGCCGCTGCTTGGATAATGGGTTGAAACAGGTCGGTATCGAAATTGGTCGGAACGTCCTGCATCACCGACGCCATCCGTTCCAACCCCATGCCGGTATCGATGTTTTTGTTGGGCAGGGGGGTATAGCTGCCGTCAGGGTTGTGGTTGTACTGGGAGAACACCAGATTCCAGACTTCAAGATAACGGGCATTTTCCCCGCCGGGATAACACTCTGGATCCGACTCGTCTCCGTATTCCTTCCCCCGATCGTAGAAGATCTCGGAGTTGGGTCCGCACGGCCCTTCCCCAATGTCCCAGAAGTTTTCTTCCAGCTTGACGATCCGCTCCGCCGGAATACCGACCTGTTCATTCCAAATACGAAAGGCTTCATCATCCTCAGGATGGATGGTAATCGACAACCGTTCTGGGTCCAACCCGAGCCAGCGGGAATCCGTCAAGAGCTCCCATGCCCACAAAATGGCTTCTTCCTTAAAATAATCCCCCACAGAAAAGTTGCCCAGCATTTCAAAAAAAGTCTGATGGCGGGCTGTGTAACCGACGTTTTCGATATCATCGGTCCGCATCGATTTTTGGGCGTTGACAATACGGGGATTCTCAGGAGTCACCCGTCCATCAAAATATTTCTTCAACGTTGCAACACCGCTATTGATCCACAACAGAGAAGGATCGTCCACTGGTACCAGGGAAGCGCTGGGCTCCACCCGGTGCCCTTTTTCCTTGAAAAAGTCCAGATATTTTTGTCTGATCTCATGTCCTCTCATCACACATCCTCCTTATTTGGGCAAAGCCCCTCCAAATTGTCGTCCTGGAGCTTTTAAGTGCGAAAACGAAAAAAACCTCCCATCCCTGACAGGGACGAGAAGCTGTTTCCCGCGGTACCACCCCGAATTATCCTGCACGAAACGCGCAGAATCTCTTGGCCCCGATAACGGCGGGAATAACCGGCGGGCTTTTCACCCGCGCTCGAAAGCCGGCGTTCGGCGAACCGGGATCCCGAAAAGTCTCTCAGCCAAGGACTTTCCTCTCTGGCGGCAGTCCGTCCTACTTCTGCTCTCTCATCGCGTTCACAGATTCATTTTACGCACCTGTATTCTTTTTTTATTATACAACGAACAACGATTACTTTAAACCGGGTCCGCCCCCGTTTGTTCTCCTGGCCAGATGATCGACCGCGTGTTCCACGATCACTTTTGCCACCGCAAACAGGGGAACAGCTAAAATCAAGCCGATGATTCCCCCCAACTCCCCTCCCACCAACAATGCGAAAATAATGAACAAAGGATGAAGATGCAGGGTTCGCCCCACAATCTGCGGGGAGAGAACATTGCCTTCCACCACTTGAACCACCAAATTAACGATGATCACGGCAATCACCATCTCCGTGGATACCGACAGAGCGACTAAGATCGCGGGAATCGCTCCGAAAAACGGCCCCAGATAAGGGATGACATTAAATATGCCCACCATGACCGCCAACAGCAGTGCATAAGGTAAACCGATGATCAAATACCCGATATAGGCCAGCAGTCCCACCATCATGCAAACCAGTAGCTGTCCCCGAATGTAATTACCCAGCGCTTCGTCCACATCCCGAAAGAGGCGAAGCACTTCCTTGCGCCGCCGCACCGGCAACATGGTAATCAGCGTTTTTTCGATCACATCCACGTCTTTCAGCATATAGAAAGCCAAAAACGGCACAATGACAACGATAAACAATTGGTTGACCGTCGAACCCAGTGAGGTCATCAGATTGCCCACGCCATCGGTGATAAAGGCTTCCAAGCGATCCAACGCTTGTTCTACGCCTTCCCGTACACTCTCAGGGAGGGAATCCTTGCTGTGGTTGTACTGTTCAATCCAAGACTGCACCTGACGATTCCACTCCGGAAAGTGTTCAATCAACTCCTTCAGCTGCATGCTGAACAGGGGGACCAGGTTGGTAATGATGACGGCAACGGCGGCAATGAACAACGAATAGATCAACAGAACGGACAAGGAACGGGGAAAACCCCTCTCCGCCAATATGTTTACAATCGGGTTTAATAAATAAGAAATGATGACCGCCACCAAAAAGGGGCCCAACACCGCTTTCAGGAACGAAAACACTCCCTGCAACAACGGTTGGATCTGTACCAAAAGAAATAAAATGGCCAACGACACCAAAATGAGCACCGCTCTCCCCAACAGCCGGTTCTGTGTGATCCGATCCACACTCCCACCTCCCTCCCCTTCACCATCAGTATAGTACGGGCTCTCCCCCTTTTATGTGTCCAACCATGTACTTGCCGCACAAGTCATGTTTCGCCTGGGTCGTTTCGCTCTCGGGTCTCACTAGTGTCTGTCTGGTAATTCAATTTTCCGCAAAAAGGCGGAGAGCCTTTGCACTCATAGAGCACAAGTCTCGCCTAGGTCACTTCGTTCCCGGTCTCGCTATGCGCTTTTTGCAACGAAACGAAGACAGCCATACCAACCCGGGATCTCGCCCTACGGATTTATTAGACACGTCCTAAAAAAACACCCTCCGGTTAAACCGGAGGGTGAAGACGGGAAAGAATGGTAAACGCGCCGGTTCAATGACGTCAGCGAGCGAAACGGCGGATCAGACCACGTCCGTATGCCACGGAAACGACACGCATCAGACCCAGATTTCGGAGCACATTCTTTAACCAGCGCGGCTGGTTATGACCGTTCAGCATTCGCATCAAACGGTCTGCCCCATGTTGTTTACGTCCGCCAAACATTACAGCGACTGCGGAACCGATCAAAAGTGTGGACAAAACGGATCGTCTCATGGGTCAGTCCCCCTTGCGGAAGGTTTACATCGAAACCGAATCCTGACCGGTTTCCAAAAACAGGTCGTCCAGAGAGCTTAAACTCCCGTCTTCCTCCACCTGATACACGGAAGTGATTGTTCCATCAACAACGTGGCATTCAATAAAACAACCCCAGCAATAATACTGATGGGTGCCAACACGGCCCATGTCGTGGGAGTTGCAGTTGGGACAGCGAAGCATCGGGCAACCCTACTTTCACAACAGGTTGGAGTGCCCGTCGTCGGCGATCAACACATCCTCTCCCCATGTTAGGGGAGTTTGGGGCCGGATCACTTTTCGACCCTCCATCAGATCGTTGAAAAAGCCTTCGGACAACTCGTACCCCCACAGGGTTCCCAAATCATGGCCCAAATAGACCTCTTCCACCATTCCCAACTGGCTTCCGTCCGCCATTAGGACCGTTCTCCCCTTTAGCTTCGACTGCCCTGTTAACAAGCCGACCCACTTTTCCGCCTGTAAATCCAATGGACGGATATCCTTCTCATGGTTTGCGATGACCGCATCTTCCCCCAATGAGCGGATGTCGGCGGCAGGAAGGTATTTCCCCCGCTTCATCCACCCCTTCGCCTCCACCAACAAGCCCTGAAACTGCTGGTTTCGGTCAAATAATACGTCACGAACGGCGCCCAGTCTCTTTCCCGTACTCACATGGATGATCGGCAAGCCGATGATATCCTGTGATTTGCGCAAGGAACATCAACTCCTTCCGCTGTCCTTAGTATGGGAAAGAACGGGCCTTCTCCATCCTGGGGGATGCTTACCATTCCCGCTGCATCAGTTCCACCAGCTGACTGTTCCGTTCCGCCCTCTCTTTTTGCCGGATACCATGATGAAGGGCTTCTTTTTCTCCGCACAAAATCAAATAGGATTTACTGCGTGTCACACCCGTATAGATTAAGTTTCGTTGCAACATCCGCCGATAGGCCGTCAACAAAGGCAAGATCACAATGGCAAACTCGGAGCCCTGCGCCTTATGAACAGAGCAGGCGTATGCCAAGCCAATCTGGTTTAACTGGCTTCGCTTGTAAGGAATCTCCTGGCGGTCAAACTGTACCCATAAAACCGGATCGTCGTTGGACGCTTTTTCATCAATGGCTGTGATCATGCCCATGTCGCCGTTATAGACAGGATGTTCGCTGTGATTAACCAGCTGCAACACCTTGTCGCCACCCCGGAATACGGTTTCCCCCCAGGCGATCTCTTTTTTCCCCTCCCCGGGCGGATTGATCGATTCCTGAATCGCTTCATTAATCCGATTCACACCGGCGGGACCTTTGTAAATGGGGGCCAGCACCTGTACGTCGAACAGTGTATAACCACGGTTGACCGCTTCCGTATAGGTCTTCAGGATCACATCCACCGCCTGATCCCGTTTGCATGGAAAAAACCGGCGGTCCGGCAACTTGTCCATCAAGTCGGACGGCATCTCTCCCCGTTTCAGTTCGTGTGCCAGCCGGATGATGGAAGATCCTTCCTCCTGGCGGTAGATCTCCGTCAGCTCCACTCTTGGGATGGCCTTCACCTCCAACAGATTTTGCAGGACCTTGCCGGGACCCACCGACGGCAGCTGATCATCGTCCCCCACCAGAATCACCTGCATATTTTGATGCACCGCCCGGAACAGCTGGTTGGCCAACCAGACATCCAGCATCGACACTTCGTCCACAATCAACAGGCTGCCTTCTATGGGGTGATCCTGATCCCGCTCAAAAAAGTCCCCTTTCCATCCCAGCAGGCGGTGGATCGTCATTGCCGGAATCCCGGTGGCTTCGGACATCCGTTTGGCGGCACGGCCAGTGGGTGCCGCCAAACGGATGGGATAAGGCTTCTCAGAGTTCTCGTAATCCTTGGGATCCAGGGAACACTCGTGCAGGCGGGCAAACAGATGGCAAATCCCCCGTATGACTGTCGTTTTCCCTGTGCCGGGACCCCCTGTTAAAATCATCAGAGGGGAGTCAACCGCGGTGGTCATTGCCTCCCGCTGCTTATCCGCGTAGGCAACACCCAATTCCTCCTCCACTTCTCCCACGGCCTGGAACAATTCTTTGGCGGGTGTGGGATCCATCGGCCGCTCCAGCCATTCCCGCACCCGCATCGCCACCCCGTGCTCGGCAAAAAAGAGGGATGGTAAGTACAACTTGCCGTGGTCATCGATTAAACGTTCCTCATGCGCCATGATGTCCAACAACCTCTCCCGCTCCTCGGGAGGGAACCAGTCCCT encodes:
- a CDS encoding IreB family regulatory phosphoprotein, which produces MDKTMKFDFRGEEQEANPREVLLTVYEALSDKGYNPIHQMVGYLLSGDPAYIPRNNNARSLIRKVERDELLEELVKSYLDKEKG
- the ruvX gene encoding Holliday junction resolvase RuvX, which translates into the protein MERVMGLDLGGKRIGVAVSDPMGWTAQGIEMVQRTDDSRWIERLHQLIEEYEIRSIVVGLPRNMDGTIGERGRACQDLARELEGRFGLPVHLWDERLSTAAVERTLIEADMSRKKRKKVVDQLAASWILQGYLDARSKARERSD
- a CDS encoding AI-2E family transporter, coding for MDRITQNRLLGRAVLILVSLAILFLLVQIQPLLQGVFSFLKAVLGPFLVAVIISYLLNPIVNILAERGFPRSLSVLLIYSLFIAAVAVIITNLVPLFSMQLKELIEHFPEWNRQVQSWIEQYNHSKDSLPESVREGVEQALDRLEAFITDGVGNLMTSLGSTVNQLFIVVIVPFLAFYMLKDVDVIEKTLITMLPVRRRKEVLRLFRDVDEALGNYIRGQLLVCMMVGLLAYIGYLIIGLPYALLLAVMVGIFNVIPYLGPFFGAIPAILVALSVSTEMVIAVIIVNLVVQVVEGNVLSPQIVGRTLHLHPLFIIFALLVGGELGGIIGLILAVPLFAVAKVIVEHAVDHLARRTNGGGPGLK
- the alaS gene encoding alanine--tRNA ligase, which produces MRGHEIRQKYLDFFKEKGHRVEPSASLVPVDDPSLLWINSGVATLKKYFDGRVTPENPRIVNAQKSMRTDDIENVGYTARHQTFFEMLGNFSVGDYFKEEAILWAWELLTDSRWLGLDPERLSITIHPEDDEAFRIWNEQVGIPAERIVKLEENFWDIGEGPCGPNSEIFYDRGKEYGDESDPECYPGGENARYLEVWNLVFSQYNHNPDGSYTPLPNKNIDTGMGLERMASVMQDVPTNFDTDLFQPIIQAAAKEAGVTYGESESIDTALKVIADHVRTLVFAIADGPLPSNEGRGYVLRRLLRRAVRYARTLGVERAFLYRLTGVVADAMKEFYPEPDEKRDFIEKVIRGEEERFLETLSEGLLILENRVAELKERGKTQITGRDAFTLYDTYGFPVDLTEDFAREHGLTVDKEGFEAAMAEQRERARGARQEAGSMQVQGGALSELNVESTFVGYGEEEKQTRIAAIIHDNRIVDVVGEGTQAQVVLEETPFYAESGGQVGDQGEIHTSRARLRVDDVKKGPKGEHIHYVTVLEGTLALGDDATARIHHTYRQGVIKNHTATHLLHQALKEVLGNHVNQAGSLVAPDRLRFDFTHIEGMTPDQKREVEERVNRQIWANIPVETFEKSLAEAKAMGAMALFGEKYGDVVRVVRVGDYSLELCGGTHVQQTGEIGLFKLVAESGIGSGTRRVEAVTGRHAYRHLEEQLDQLHQAADRLKTQPAEVVDRVEGLQGRIKELSRENESLRAKLNQMEGANLADSVREVAGVPLLVAQVDAPDMDNLRRMMDDLRARIGEGVIVLGAVSGGKVQLVARVSETYVKQGLHAGKLVKEAASHCGGGGGGRPDMAQAGGKQPERLGEALEAVTRLVELHASR
- the recD2 gene encoding SF1B family DNA helicase RecD2 — its product is MEQPGLDLFREQWLKGSLVQEIFYNEENQYGVFLMQVTETTEELDTDEIVVVGNMMRPHPDETVIVHGEWMEHPRYGRQYQVRHMKKELPRTREAVAKYLSSGLFPGVGKKTAEKIVEHLGENALEKAAARPEVLAEVPGVTAARAETIADSLREHHALEQALVYLYQFGMGPAIALKVVQTYKESTIQVVKQNPYRMIEEVEGVGFRRADEIARQTGLALDAPERFQAAAIFALREASLSHGHVFVTMEQLNAEVDQLLHPHARDWFPPEERERLLDIMAHEERLIDDHGKLYLPSLFFAEHGVAMRVREWLERPMDPTPAKELFQAVGEVEEELGVAYADKQREAMTTAVDSPLMILTGGPGTGKTTVIRGICHLFARLHECSLDPKDYENSEKPYPIRLAAPTGRAAKRMSEATGIPAMTIHRLLGWKGDFFERDQDHPIEGSLLIVDEVSMLDVWLANQLFRAVHQNMQVILVGDDDQLPSVGPGKVLQNLLEVKAIPRVELTEIYRQEEGSSIIRLAHELKRGEMPSDLMDKLPDRRFFPCKRDQAVDVILKTYTEAVNRGYTLFDVQVLAPIYKGPAGVNRINEAIQESINPPGEGKKEIAWGETVFRGGDKVLQLVNHSEHPVYNGDMGMITAIDEKASNDDPVLWVQFDRQEIPYKRSQLNQIGLAYACSVHKAQGSEFAIVILPLLTAYRRMLQRNLIYTGVTRSKSYLILCGEKEALHHGIRQKERAERNSQLVELMQREW
- a CDS encoding PRC-barrel domain-containing protein is translated as MRKSQDIIGLPIIHVSTGKRLGAVRDVLFDRNQQFQGLLVEAKGWMKRGKYLPAADIRSLGEDAVIANHEKDIRPLDLQAEKWVGLLTGQSKLKGRTVLMADGSQLGMVEEVYLGHDLGTLWGYELSEGFFNDLMEGRKVIRPQTPLTWGEDVLIADDGHSNLL